A single window of Arvicanthis niloticus isolate mArvNil1 chromosome 20, mArvNil1.pat.X, whole genome shotgun sequence DNA harbors:
- the Muc21 gene encoding mucin-21, whose protein sequence is MNSSGNSTASDPASTSPTTGTSTASDPASTSPTTGNSTASDPASTSPTTGNSTASDPASTLNPSGNSTASDPASTMNPSGTSTASDSASTSPTTGTSTASDPASTSPTTGNSTASDPASTLNPSGNSTASDPASTSPTTGNSTASDPASTLNPSVNNTASDSASTLNPSVNSTASDPASTSPTTGTSTASDPASTLNPSGNSTASDSTSTLNPSGNSTASDSTSTLNPSVNSTASDPASTPNPSENSTASDPASTMNPFGNSTASDPASTMNPSGNSTASDPASTMNPSGNSTASDPASTMNPSGNSTASDPASTSPTTGNSTASDPASTSPTTGNSTASDPASTSPTTGNSTASDPASTPNPSGNSTASDPASTPNPSGNSTASDSTSTPNPSVNNTASYPASTSPTTGNSTASDPESTLNPSGNSTASDPASTLPTTGNSTASDPASTSPTTGNSTASDPASTLNPSGNSTASNPASTMNPFGNSTASDPASTSPTTGNSTASDPASTLPTTGNSTASDPASTSPTTGNSTASDPASTSPTTGNSTASDPASTSPTTGNSTTSDPASTLNPSGNSTASDPASTSPTTGNSTASDPASTSPTTGNSTASDPASISPTTGNSTASDPASTSPTTGNSTASDPASTSPTTGNSTTSDPASTMNPSENSTTSDPASTMNPSENSTTSDPASTMNPSENSTTSDSICTLNPSVNNTASDPASTSPTTGNSTTSDSTSTLNPSVNNTASDPAPISPTTGNSTASNSASTPNPSGSITASSSGLSPTHNNSTPTVSTDAHTTSGHTGTPVIEVKPSGSLKPWEVFLITLASVVMVMGLSAGLFICVKRYLSLRNAAEVTVYNPHNSRLGPGRSNTTPTPGSPTSSWRRPVISEVIEMNGM, encoded by the exons ATGAACTCCTCTGGGAACAGCACAGCCTCTGACCCTGCATCCACCTCACCTACCACTGGGACCAGCACAGCCTCAGACCCTGCATCCACCTCACCCACAACTGGGAACAGCACAGCCTCAGACCCTGCATCCACCTCACCCACAACTGGGAACAGCACAGCCTCAGACCCTGCATCCACCCTGAACCCCTCTGGGAACAGCACAGCCTCAGACCCTGCATCCACCATGAACCCCTCTGGGACCAGCACAGCCTCAGACTCTGCATCCACCTCACCTACCACTGGGACCAGCACAGCCTCAGACCCTGCATCCACCTCACCCACAACTGGGAACAGCACAGCCTCAGACCCTGCATCCACCCTGAACCCCTCTGGGAACAGCACAGCCTCAGACCCTGCATCCACCTCACCCACCACTGGGAACAGCACAGCCTCAGACCCTGCATCCACCCTGAACCCCTCTGTGAACAACACAGCCTCAGACTCTGCATCCACCCTGAACCCCTCTGTGAACAGCACAGCCTCAGACCCTGCATCCACCTCACCTACCACTGGGACCAGCACAGCCTCAGACCCTGCATCCACCCTGAACCCCTCTGGGAACAGCACAGCCTCAGACTCCACATCTACCCTGAACCCCTCTGGGAACAGCACAGCCTCAGACTCTACATCCACCCTGAACCCCTCTGTGAACAGCACAGCCTCAGACCCTGCATCCACCCCAAACCCCTCTGAGAACAGCACAGCTTCAGACCCTGCATCCACCATGAACCCTTTTGGGAACAGCACAGCCTCAGACCCTGCATCCACCATGAACCCCTCTGGGAACAGCACAGCCTCAGACCCTGCATCCACCATGAACCCCTCTGGGAACAGCACAGCCTCAGACCCTGCATCCACCATGAACCCCTCTGGGAACAGCACAGCCTCAGACCCTGCATCCACCTCACCCACCACTGGGAACAGCACAGCCTCAGACCCTGCATCCACCTCACCCACAACTGGGAACAGCACAGCCTCAGACCCTGCATCCACCTCACCCACAACTGGGAACAGCACAGCCTCAGACCCTGCATCCACTCCGAACCCCTCTGGGAACAGCACAGCCTCAGACCCTGCATCCACCCCGAACCCCTCTGGGAACAGCACAGCCTCAGACTCTACATCCACCCCGAACCCCTCTGTGAACAACACAGCCTCCTACCCTGCATCCACTTCACCTACAACTGGGAACAGCACAGCCTCAGACCCTGAGTCCACCCTGAACCCCTCTGGGAACAGCACAGCCTCAGACCCTGCATCCACCTTACCCACAACTGGGAACAGCACAGCCTCAGACCCTGCATCCACCTCACCCACCACCGGGAACAGCACAGCCTCAGACCCTGCGTCCACCCTGAACCCCTCTGGGAACAGCACAGCTTCAAACCCTGCATCCACCATGAACCCTTTTGGGAACAGCACAGCCTCAGACCCTGCATCCACTTCACCCACCACTGGGAACAGCACAGCCTCAGACCCTGCATCCACCTTACCCACAACTGGGAACAGCACAGCCTCAGACCCTGCATCCACCTCACCCACCACTGGGAACAGCACAGCCTCAGACCCTGCATCCACCTCACCCACAACTGGGAACAGCACAGCCTCAGACCCTGCATCCACCTCACCCACAACTGGGAACAGCACAACCTCAGACCCTGCATCCACCTTGAACCCCTCTGGGAACAGCACAGCCTCAGACCCTGCATCCACCTCACCCACCACTGGGAACAGCACAGCCTCAGACCCTGCATCCACCTCACCCACAACTGGGAACAGCACAGCCTCAGACCCTGCATCCATCTCACCCACAACTGGGAACAGCACAGCCTCAGACCCTGCATCCACCTCACCCACAACTGGGAACAGCACAGCCTCAGACCCTGCATCCACCTCACCCACAACTGGGAACAGCACAACCTCAGACCCTGCATCCACCATGAACCCCTCTGAGAACAGCACAACCTCAGACCCTGCATCCACCATGAACCCCTCTGAGAACAGCACAACCTCAGACCCTGCATCCACCATGAACCCCTCTGAGAACAGCACAACCTCAGACTCCATATGCACCCTGAACCCCTCTGTGAACAACACAGCCTCAGACCCTGCATCCACCTCACCCACCACTGGGAACAGCACAACCTCAGACTCCACATCCACCCTGAACCCCTCTGTGAACAACACAGCCTCTGACCCTGCACCCATCTCACCCACCACTGGGAACAGCACAGCCTCAAACTCTGCATCCACACCAAACCCATCTGGGTCCATCACAGCTTCCAGCTCTGGCTTGAGCCCCACCCACAATAACTCTACGCCAACAGTTTCCACTGACGCCCACACCACCTCTGGCCACACTGGGACTCCAGTGATAGAGGTGAAGCCCAGTGGGTCCCTGAAACCCTGGGAAGTTTTTCTCATCACCCTGGCCTCTGTTGTCATGGTCATGGGACTCTCTGCTGGACTCTTTATTTGTGTG AAAAGATACCTGTCTCTGAGAAATGCTGCTGAAGTAACAGTCTACAATCCCCACAACTCCCGTCTTGGTCCTGGAAGATCCAATACGACTCCGACTCCGGGAAGCCCTACCAGTTCCTGGAGGAGACCAGTAATCTCTGAGGTCATAGAGATGAATGGGATGTAA